From one Magnolia sinica isolate HGM2019 chromosome 18, MsV1, whole genome shotgun sequence genomic stretch:
- the LOC131233487 gene encoding protein RESPONSE TO LOW SULFUR 3-like, translating to MAPGIAVPVPRPHVCGFSDTRKASMKADLGIEESLKRRNEELEMELRKSAEREEKMKEELRKTKERLRYVEEAEERLCSQLGELEAEAVDQARSYYEQIRALKEQLSHAQKLLHAREAR from the coding sequence ATGGCTCCAGGCATAGCCGTCCCCGTTCCTCGCCCCCATGTCTGCGGGTTTTCCGATACGAGGAAGGCATCGATGAAGGCCGATCTCGGAATAGAAGAATCGCTGAAGAGGAGAAACGAAGAGCTGGAAATGGAGCTGAGGAAGAGCGccgagagagaggagaagatgaAAGAGGAATTGCGGAAAACAAAGGAGAGATTAAGATACGTAGAAGAGGCGGAGGAGAGGCTCTGTTCTCAGCTTGGAGAGCTGGAAGCAGAGGCCGTCGATCAGGCACGTTCCTATTACGAGCAGATCCGTGCGTTGAAGGAGCAGCTCTCGCACGCGCAGAAGCTGTTGCACGCGCGGGAAGCTAGATGA